The genomic segment GCATTAGACGCCGCAACTCCGCTTTCGAGGATTTAAAGACGATCGCGATTAGCCGTCTCATGCTCGATAACTTCCAGCATATCAAAGCTTATTTTATCAATATTGGCACACAGCTGACGCAAGTCGCACTGACGATGGGAGCTTCCGATGCTCACGGCACAATTGTGAAGGAGCGCATTAGCCACGCCGCAGGCGCACTTACGCCAGAAGGCATTACTCGTGAGGATTTGATTTGGCTGATTAAAGGTGCAGGACGCGTTCCGGTTGAACGCGATACTTTCTACAACGAAGTTAAGGTTTATGAGTAATCATCTGACCAATCACATATATTAAGGCGTGTATGCATAGCGCAGGACTGGCTTCCGGTTTACATGCACACCCTTGCAGCATCCATGACTGATCAGATTAATAATAATGCGGGGTTGAGGCGTAAATGAGAAAATTAGTAATTTTAGGCGGCGGCTACGGCGGCCTTGCCATTGTTGAAGAACTGATCGAGAAGCATATCCCGCTGGATGTGTCTATCGTTCTGATTGACCGCATGCCGTTCCAAGGCTTGAAGACGGAATATTATGCTCTAGCTGCCGGTACCGTGTCCGACCTTGAGCTGCGCGTCAAGTTCCCGGTGGACTCGCGAGTCAGCACCGTTTATGGCGAAGTTGACAATCTTGATCTTGAAAATAAGCTGGTTTATCTGGAGCAGCAAGACCCGATCTCCTACGATTGGCTCGTCATTGGCCTTGGCTGCACAGACAAATACCATGGCATTGAAGGAGCAGAGACGTTCTCTACGAGCATTCAGACGTTTTCTGCTGCACGCAAAACGTATCAACAGCTTAATGACGTCAAGCCTTACGGACAGGTGTCAATCGTAGGCGGCGGGCTCAGCGGCGTTGAAGTAGCTGCCGAGCTGCGCGAAAGCCGTCCCGATTTGAACATTCGCATTATTGACCGCGGCGCAGGCGTCATGTCCGCTTTCCCAGGCAAGCTGCAATTGTTCGTCGCGGAATGGTTTAAAGGCCATGAAGTGGAAATGCTCGGCAATGTTTCCCTTTGCAAGCTTGAGCAGGGCGTCCTGCACGACCACAATTCCAGCAAGCCGCTGCTGAGCGATGTAACGGTATGGACGGCAGGCATTCAGCCGGTGCCGATCGTGCAGCGTCTGGATTTGCCGAAGGATAATCAAGGAAGGCTGATTATCGATGAGCATCATCAGCTCCCTTCCCACAGCGGCGTATTCATTGTCGGAGATTGTGCTGCACTGCCCTTCTCTCCAAGCGGACAGGCGGCTGGCGCGCAAGGCAAACAAATTGCTGAAGTCATGCAAGCCATTTGGCATGACAAAACGCCCCGGCTTGGCAAAATCAAGCTCAAGGGCGTTCTCGGTTCGCTCGGCAAAAAGAGCGGCTTTGGCATTATGGGCGGCACACCGCTTATGGGCCGTGTACCGCGCCTCGTAAAGAGCGGCATTTTATGGCGGTCCAAGCGGCACTTCGGTTAAAGATCGTCCAGCAGCTTGTCTAGTGCGTCACGATCGGTCTCTTGGCGAATAATAGCTTCATGAATTTTGCCATATAATTCATCAATGGTATCGGCGGCGACAATTTCCCCCTCGACGAGGGCAAACGGCTTTAAGTAGCATTCGCCGCAGTTGCCGAGACAGCCATATTCTGTAATTTCGTAGAGATCTTCTTGCTCGAATTTCTGCATAATGTCCACGGTTCCATGGTGGGCATTGCTAGTACAATATTCAATCATTGTCTTAAACATAAGCTTTACACCTTACCTTGCTGTAGGTATCCATTTTCAATTGCACGACTTTGTACTATAATAAGACAGAAAGGAGATGATTGCAATGAGTGAACAAGCACAAAGCACAATGTACGATGAAGTATTGGACGTACTGGATAAATTGCGTCCGTTCCTGCAGCGCGATGGAGGAGACGTTGAGCTCGTAGACGTTGAGGACGGTATCATTAAGCTTCGCCTGATGGGTGCATGCGGCAGCTGCCCAAGCTCCACCATCACGCTGAAAGCTGGTATTGAGCGCGCACTGCTTGAAGAGGTTGAGGGCGTAGTCGAAGTCGTTCAAGTATTCTAATCGTACACTAAAGCAATAAGCTATAGCGAAAGCCCGGTGTCCTCTGAGGACAACCGGGCTTTCGCTGTTTGCATGTTCTATTCAGCTGCGGACGAGCACTTGCATCTCTTTTATTCACAGTCCTTTAATATTAGGACGAATCGGATCAAATCCGCCCGTCACATTAATAATATTCCCCGTTAAAAAATCCGACCGCCTTTCGCATAGAAAGGTGATCACCCGAGCAACATCTTCTCCTGTTCCGGGTCTGCCAAGCGGCGATTCCTCATCCTCCTGGCCTTCTACCTCAGCAATCGTCCGTTCCTTGTTCGCTCCGCGAATATCGCCAGGCCCAATCATATTGACGGTAATGCCATAAGCAGCTTCTTCAACGGCAAGCGATTTGGTAAAGGAGACGAGTCCGGTTTTGGCTGCCGCATATACTGCTCGGTGGGGCCATGACCGCGCTTCACCCGCGTGTCCAAAGCCGAAATGAATGATCCTTCCCCAGCCACGGCTCCGCATGCCTGAAAGCAGCTTATGATCGAGCAGCATAACGCTGAGCAAATTGCTGTTAAGCATGTCCGATATAGCGGCAAAATCATAGTCGGCAAACAGCCGCCGCTCCCTGACAAACGGTCCCGCATTGTTGACCAAAATATCAATGCCGCCTCTCCAGCTTGCCGCTTCATCGGCCAGCTTCGTCGCGCCTTCCGGCGTTGAAAGATCCGCCTGCACAATGGTAGCGCTTACGCCGAGTTGTTCGATTTCTTTTTTCGTTTGCTGGGCTTCCTGTTCGCTCTTAAAATAATTAATGACGATATGACTTCCCTGCTGCGCAAGCTGCAATGCGGTTCTTTTGCCAAGCCCTTTGGCGCTTCCCGTGACAAGCGCCGTTTTCCCGTTCAACTCCAATTGTGCTTCCTCCTTGCGATTACGAATCGACTATCTTTTTCGTATATAACCGCAAGCGTACTGGAACGTAAGATATAAAGTGTCGGTCACCATTGCTACTCCAGCCGCCAGGTCCTGTGACTGCGCCATGATGTTTTCAAGCTTTACTTCGAGTCCATAGCCTTTATGGCTTTGAACAAGATCATCGAGCATTTCAGAATTCATATAATGGATTTCGGCATTGCGCCGTTTCCTCAGGCGGGCCATTGGCTCCTGCGTTAAGCTTTTGACCTCATCAAGTCCACCTGTCAGCGTCCGATGGACACCGCGATCCCGCATATTCCGCAGCACCGTAAAATAGGAAAAATGCGGTTTAATCCGCTCTGTCTTCATGGCGAGCAAATCATTGAGCAAAATGCCTATTTTATCGAGCAAAGCAAATACGCGAATGAAAGCATTTTTGTCAAAATAAACATAACGCTGATACATAAGGTACTCGTCAGCTTGCATTTGGCTGACTGAGCTGGATTTGATTTTCTGCTTGAAGCGAATGGTTGCATAATGGCTTTGCTCCAGCTCATTCAAGGAAGAAATCAAACCGCGCGTCCATATCTCATACGTCCGAAGCTTATGATCCACATCCTTGCCCGCCTCTACCTTGCCCTGAAGCTGCGATATAAATTGCTCCATTAAACGCACCGTCTCACCGTGTCGTCCCTCTAATGCCCGCTCTGGCTCGTCAAACAGAAATCGCAACATCGTGTGCCTCCGTCCCTTCCCCTGGCTATCTAGCGCCTTCCCGCAGCCTCCAAGAACGCACCAACATATCCATTATAACGCCGAATAGTGCACTAACAATGAGATTATGCAATAAATTTGTAAAAACAAACCAGTTTGAATTTGTAATCGTCAATGTGAGCAGAGCCCCGCTTAATACTTGCGTCAGCACGAGAATGAGCGCTAGCTTTGCCATTGGTGCAAGTCCCTTATTTGCTCCGCTTTTCCTGCGAATGTGCACGAATACGCCAGCAATTGCAAGAGACAATATAACTGCACCTATCCGATGGATGAATACGATCGTCTCGGCACCTTCAAAATCAGGAATGACTTTCCCGTTGCAAAGCGGCCAGTCCAGACAGCCGCCGCCGGAATCCGTATGACGAATATAAGCGCCTAAATAAATAACAACATAAATGTATACCGCTAGCCCCAAGAGCCGTGGAAAAAACGATCTTGGCACTGAAAACTCGACTGCTTGTCCATCCCGATTGCGATATGCCCAAAAGACGAGCAGCAGCGTCGAGGCGAA from the Paenibacillus sp. BIHB 4019 genome contains:
- a CDS encoding FAD-dependent oxidoreductase is translated as MRKLVILGGGYGGLAIVEELIEKHIPLDVSIVLIDRMPFQGLKTEYYALAAGTVSDLELRVKFPVDSRVSTVYGEVDNLDLENKLVYLEQQDPISYDWLVIGLGCTDKYHGIEGAETFSTSIQTFSAARKTYQQLNDVKPYGQVSIVGGGLSGVEVAAELRESRPDLNIRIIDRGAGVMSAFPGKLQLFVAEWFKGHEVEMLGNVSLCKLEQGVLHDHNSSKPLLSDVTVWTAGIQPVPIVQRLDLPKDNQGRLIIDEHHQLPSHSGVFIVGDCAALPFSPSGQAAGAQGKQIAEVMQAIWHDKTPRLGKIKLKGVLGSLGKKSGFGIMGGTPLMGRVPRLVKSGILWRSKRHFG
- a CDS encoding YuzB family protein: MFKTMIEYCTSNAHHGTVDIMQKFEQEDLYEITEYGCLGNCGECYLKPFALVEGEIVAADTIDELYGKIHEAIIRQETDRDALDKLLDDL
- a CDS encoding NifU family protein — encoded protein: MSEQAQSTMYDEVLDVLDKLRPFLQRDGGDVELVDVEDGIIKLRLMGACGSCPSSTITLKAGIERALLEEVEGVVEVVQVF
- a CDS encoding SDR family oxidoreductase, translated to MNGKTALVTGSAKGLGKRTALQLAQQGSHIVINYFKSEQEAQQTKKEIEQLGVSATIVQADLSTPEGATKLADEAASWRGGIDILVNNAGPFVRERRLFADYDFAAISDMLNSNLLSVMLLDHKLLSGMRSRGWGRIIHFGFGHAGEARSWPHRAVYAAAKTGLVSFTKSLAVEEAAYGITVNMIGPGDIRGANKERTIAEVEGQEDEESPLGRPGTGEDVARVITFLCERRSDFLTGNIINVTGGFDPIRPNIKGL
- a CDS encoding Cthe_2314 family HEPN domain-containing protein, translated to MLRFLFDEPERALEGRHGETVRLMEQFISQLQGKVEAGKDVDHKLRTYEIWTRGLISSLNELEQSHYATIRFKQKIKSSSVSQMQADEYLMYQRYVYFDKNAFIRVFALLDKIGILLNDLLAMKTERIKPHFSYFTVLRNMRDRGVHRTLTGGLDEVKSLTQEPMARLRKRRNAEIHYMNSEMLDDLVQSHKGYGLEVKLENIMAQSQDLAAGVAMVTDTLYLTFQYACGYIRKR
- a CDS encoding heme A synthase; this encodes MVSSRFRKFSVATSLGMLIILLNGALVTNMDAGRGCGDDWPLCHGKFIPAYTLESFIEYTHRLTTGIEGILVVGMFIASFLLFKRDKVAFKQPLVFASSSLFFTILQALMGAAAVKWPQSPWVMAIHFGISLMAFASTLLLVFWAYRNRDGQAVEFSVPRSFFPRLLGLAVYIYVVIYLGAYIRHTDSGGGCLDWPLCNGKVIPDFEGAETIVFIHRIGAVILSLAIAGVFVHIRRKSGANKGLAPMAKLALILVLTQVLSGALLTLTITNSNWFVFTNLLHNLIVSALFGVIMDMLVRSWRLREGAR